A window of Zingiber officinale cultivar Zhangliang chromosome 5A, Zo_v1.1, whole genome shotgun sequence contains these coding sequences:
- the LOC121981454 gene encoding GDSL esterase/lipase At2g27360-like, which produces MADRSRVELGLLSSISLMASYSFFLLLLLLLLQPLRSLSCYSAIFSFGDSLTDTGNAVYFAGGADPANRLPYGETYFRRPAGRYSDGRIVLDFLAQALGLPLVPPYDAGHNPEASDFASGANFAVAGASALSPLYYQAKGLNVSGEDYSLDTQLKWFRQMLQFSHIGDTLDDALFFVGEIGVNDYNNLLSMDGTSVDCARWLVPSIVQRIGSAIDELLQTGARTVMVAGMFPLGCIPLFLTMFLGQQSDAYEPETGCLKSLNLLSQYHNLLLQHELGQIQKANPRSKIIYADFYDNLMSVYRSPEQFGIKSTVVACCGGEGPYNFSFSVMCGDPTSRWCSRPLNYMCWDGMHFTEAASRVIARNIIDGSSAHFSNSTKMLADT; this is translated from the exons ATGGCCGACAGAAGTCGCGTGGAGTTGGGATTGTTGTCCTCCATCAGCCTGATGGCATCgtactccttcttcctcctcctcctcctcctcctcctccagccACTGCGGTCCCTTAGCTGCTATTCCGCTATATTTAGCTTCGGCGACTCGCTCACCGACACAGGAAACGCAGTCTACTTCGCTGGCGGAGCTGATCCGGCGAACCGTCTCCCCTACGGCGAGACATACTTCCGTCGACCCGCTGGCCGATACTCCGACGGCCGGATCGTGCTCGACTTCTTGG CCCAAGCCCTGGGGCTGCCGCTGGTGCCACCGTACGACGCAGGACACAACCCCGAAGCTTCGGATTTCGCAAGCGGAGCCAACTTCGCGGTCGCAGGAGCGTCCGCCCTCAGCCCTCTCTACTACCAGGCGAAGGGTCTTAATGTCTCAGGGGAAGATTACTCCTTGGACACGCAGCTCAAATGGTTCCGACAAATGCTCCAGTTTTCTCATATCG GTGATACTCTTGACGATGCGCTCTTCTTCGTCGGCGAGATCGGGGTGAACGACTACAATAACCTCCTGTCGATGGATGGAACATCCGTGGATTGCGCCCGTTGGCTCGTCCCCTCCATCGTGCAGAGAATTGGTTCCGCGATTGAT GAGTTACTGCAAACGGGAGCACGGACGGTGATGGTTGCAGGGATGTTTCCACTCGGCTGCATTCCTCTCTTCTTGACCATGTTCCTCGGGCAGCAATCGGATGCATACGAACCAGAAACAGGGTGCCTCAAGTCACTGAACCTCCTGTCGCAGTACCACAACCTCCTGTTGCAGCACGAGCTCGGACAAATTCAGAAAGCAAATCCACGTTCCAAAATCATCTACGCGGATTTCTACGACAACTTGATGTCTGTTTATAGATCTCCGGAACAATTTG GGATTAAGTCGACTGTGGTGGCATGTTGCGGCGGGGAGGGGCCATATAACTTCAGCTTTTCCGTTATGTGCGGCGATCCAACATCCAGATGGTGCAGCCGCCCATTGAACTACATGTGTTGGGATGGTATGCACTTCACCGAGGCTGCTTCCCGAGTAATTGCCAGAAACATTATTGATGGATCATCTGCCCACTTTTCCAACTCCACAAAAATGCTTGCTGATACTTGA